One window of the Staphylococcus equorum genome contains the following:
- a CDS encoding uroporphyrinogen-III synthase: MRPVIVMTQTSEFNKEDTCILHKPFIDVEPLSFDLNLLDVNYDWLIFSSKKAVKHFQSYLHKLNIQKIAVIGEKTADYCKTLGLDVSFCPTDYSQEGFLEEFEAVKGSRILLPSSAAARTLLQNGLKQQGYLVRKIDLYKPVPHTENINEVLNLIAENKVDAITFASSSAVRYFFESHHYIPFNNYFVIGQQTLDTLNTFNVQGTMAEIQTLESLIQKTLESWEDNAI; this comes from the coding sequence ATGAGACCAGTGATAGTAATGACACAAACTAGTGAATTTAACAAAGAAGATACATGTATTCTACACAAGCCCTTCATAGATGTAGAGCCTTTATCCTTTGATTTGAATTTGCTAGATGTTAACTATGACTGGCTTATTTTTTCGTCTAAAAAAGCTGTGAAACATTTTCAATCATATTTACATAAGTTAAATATACAAAAAATTGCAGTAATTGGTGAAAAAACTGCTGATTATTGCAAAACTTTAGGTCTAGATGTTTCGTTTTGTCCCACAGATTATTCACAAGAAGGTTTTCTTGAGGAGTTTGAAGCGGTAAAAGGCAGTCGCATTTTACTACCATCAAGCGCAGCAGCAAGAACCTTATTACAAAATGGTTTAAAACAGCAAGGTTATTTAGTTAGAAAAATTGACTTATATAAACCTGTTCCACATACTGAGAATATAAATGAAGTCTTAAATCTCATAGCTGAAAATAAAGTAGATGCTATTACTTTTGCGAGTTCCTCAGCTGTGCGATATTTTTTTGAAAGTCATCACTATATACCTTTTAATAATTATTTTGTCATTGGTCAACAAACATTGGACACATTAAATACATTTAATGTTCAGGGCACGATGGCAGAAATTCAAACTTTAGAATCATTAATTCAAAAAACTTTAGAAAGTTGGGAAGATAATGCAATTTGA
- a CDS encoding DNA-3-methyladenine glycosylase I, whose amino-acid sequence MNECAFGTKDPTYLEYHDEVWGQPLYDSLKLFKLMALESQHAGLSWLTILKKKASYEAAFYDFDPELISRMTTDDIDRLMTFPNIVHNRKKIEAIVGQAKGYFEIEKDFGSFSDFLWSYVDHQPIDCGYTNPSDRITVDTRATELSKTLKQYGFKFLGPVTVYSFLEAAGLYNAHMQACPNNPKHYQGKGFS is encoded by the coding sequence ATGAATGAATGCGCATTTGGTACAAAAGATCCGACCTATCTCGAATATCATGATGAAGTGTGGGGCCAACCACTTTATGATAGTTTGAAATTATTTAAACTGATGGCTTTAGAATCACAACATGCTGGTCTTTCCTGGTTAACAATTTTAAAGAAAAAAGCATCTTATGAAGCAGCTTTTTATGACTTTGATCCAGAGCTTATCTCTAGAATGACAACAGATGATATAGATCGCTTGATGACATTTCCTAATATCGTGCATAATAGAAAAAAGATAGAAGCCATTGTAGGACAAGCAAAAGGATATTTTGAAATAGAAAAAGATTTCGGAAGTTTCAGCGATTTTCTTTGGTCATATGTAGATCACCAGCCCATCGATTGTGGATATACAAATCCAAGTGATCGTATAACTGTAGACACACGCGCTACGGAATTATCGAAAACATTAAAGCAGTATGGTTTTAAATTTTTAGGGCCAGTGACAGTTTATTCATTTTTAGAAGCTGCCGGTTTATATAATGCACACATGCAAGCATGTCCTAATAATCCAAAGCATTATCAGGGTAAGGGCTTTAGTTAG
- the hemL gene encoding glutamate-1-semialdehyde 2,1-aminomutase — translation MRYTNSEKAMVKAEQLMPGGVNSPVRAFKSVDTPAIFMDHGEGSRIYDIDGNEYIDYVLSWGPLILGHKNKQVIDKIHEAVDKGTSFGASTLQENKLAELVIDRVPSIEKIRMVSSGTEATLDTLRLARGYTGRNKIIKFIGCYHGHSDSLLIKAGSGVATLGLPDSPGVPEGIAKNTITVPYNDLDALKVAFEEFGDDIAGVIVEPVAGNMGVVPPVEGFLQGLRDITTEYGSLLIFDEVMTGFRVGYNCAQGYFNVTPDLTCLGKVIGGGLPVGAIGGKKEIMDQIAPAGDIYQAGTLSGNPLAMTSGYETLSQLTPESYDYFNKLGDKLEEGLKEVFAKHHVPITVNRAGSMIGYFLNAGPVTNFEQANKSDLELFSQMYREMAKEGVFLPPSQFEGTFLSTAHTEADIEQTIQAFDTALSRIV, via the coding sequence ATGCGTTACACAAATTCTGAAAAAGCGATGGTAAAAGCTGAACAATTGATGCCTGGCGGTGTCAATAGTCCAGTAAGAGCTTTCAAATCAGTAGATACACCAGCAATATTTATGGACCATGGTGAAGGTTCAAGAATATATGATATTGATGGTAATGAATACATCGATTACGTTCTAAGTTGGGGACCATTAATTTTAGGACATAAAAACAAGCAGGTGATTGATAAAATTCATGAAGCAGTGGATAAAGGGACAAGTTTCGGTGCTTCCACACTCCAAGAAAATAAATTAGCCGAACTCGTTATTGATCGTGTGCCATCTATTGAAAAAATACGTATGGTGTCATCTGGTACTGAAGCAACACTTGATACATTACGCTTAGCACGTGGTTATACTGGTCGTAATAAAATCATTAAATTTATCGGTTGTTATCATGGTCATAGTGACTCACTATTAATCAAAGCAGGGTCTGGCGTCGCAACACTTGGTTTACCTGATTCTCCAGGTGTTCCTGAAGGTATTGCAAAAAATACAATCACAGTCCCATATAATGACTTAGATGCGCTAAAAGTCGCATTTGAAGAATTTGGAGACGATATTGCTGGTGTTATAGTAGAACCTGTAGCTGGTAATATGGGCGTTGTACCTCCAGTTGAAGGATTTTTACAAGGCTTAAGAGACATCACTACAGAATATGGTTCATTGCTTATTTTTGATGAAGTGATGACAGGGTTTAGAGTTGGATACAATTGTGCGCAAGGTTACTTCAATGTAACACCAGATTTAACTTGTTTGGGTAAAGTAATCGGTGGTGGCTTGCCTGTTGGTGCTATTGGTGGTAAGAAAGAAATTATGGATCAAATTGCGCCAGCTGGTGATATTTATCAAGCTGGTACGTTATCAGGGAATCCATTAGCTATGACAAGTGGTTATGAAACACTAAGTCAATTAACTCCTGAGTCATATGATTATTTTAATAAATTAGGTGACAAATTAGAAGAAGGTTTGAAAGAGGTCTTTGCAAAACATCATGTGCCAATCACTGTAAATCGTGCTGGTTCTATGATAGGATATTTCTTAAATGCAGGGCCGGTTACAAACTTTGAACAAGCAAATAAGAGCGATTTAGAATTGTTTAGTCAAATGTATAGAGAAATGGCAAAAGAAGGCGTATTCTTACCGCCTTCCCAATTTGAAGGAACATTTCTTTCAACAGCGCATACAGAAGCTGATATTGAACAAACAATACAAGCATTTGATACTGCTCTAAGTCGAATTGTATAA
- the yihA gene encoding ribosome biogenesis GTP-binding protein YihA/YsxC → MKVNPNEIELLISAVKPEQYPETGLSEVGLSGRSNVGKSTFINSMIGRKNMARTSQRPGKTQTLNFYNIDNQLVFVDVPGYGYAKVSKSQREAFGKMIERYISQRESLKLVIQLVDLRHNPTEDDIIMYNYLKYYEIPTLVVATKEDKIAKGKVQKHLAKIQQKLEMEAEDEIISYSSIKKDKQQKIWDMIESYL, encoded by the coding sequence ATGAAAGTTAATCCTAATGAAATAGAATTATTAATTAGTGCAGTAAAACCGGAACAGTATCCAGAAACCGGTTTAAGTGAAGTTGGCCTAAGTGGTAGATCTAACGTAGGTAAGTCAACGTTTATCAATAGTATGATTGGTCGAAAGAATATGGCAAGAACATCTCAACGACCTGGTAAGACACAAACACTTAATTTCTATAATATAGATAATCAACTTGTATTTGTTGATGTGCCTGGTTATGGCTATGCGAAAGTAAGCAAATCGCAACGTGAAGCATTTGGTAAAATGATTGAAAGATATATTTCACAAAGAGAATCATTGAAGCTTGTAATTCAACTTGTTGATTTACGACATAACCCAACAGAAGACGATATTATTATGTACAATTATCTTAAATACTATGAAATTCCAACACTAGTTGTAGCTACGAAAGAAGATAAAATTGCTAAGGGTAAAGTACAGAAGCATTTAGCGAAGATTCAGCAAAAATTAGAAATGGAAGCTGAGGACGAGATTATAAGCTATTCTTCAATTAAAAAAGACAAACAACAAAAAATATGGGATATGATTGAAAGTTATTTGTAA
- a CDS encoding AbrB family transcriptional regulator, translating to MNKQLRNNIIVLALALFLSFILNAAHILLPFMFGPIIASIICVRYLHLEVNWPFWLSQIGLVLLGVQIGSTFTKEVILDIKDDWFTIVIITVLLLGLALIIAYFFKKIAKVNTETAILSVIPGALSQMLIMAEENKKADIMVVSLTQTSRIIFVVILVPFISYFFKDAQELATGGSEVTAILTEALSIPSIIFLTLAVIIVYVIMGKINFPTKQILAPVLVLICWNLLTGANFTLDNYIIAAAQVIYMIRIGVQIALLLDQMKGRIAVAIAFQNTFLILLAFVMVLIISTFSTHSVNELFLGAAPGGMSQIVIVALETGADVALISSYHIFRIFFILFLIAPAINVFLKHREKKLN from the coding sequence ATGAATAAGCAATTAAGAAACAATATCATCGTTTTAGCATTAGCCTTATTTTTAAGTTTCATACTTAACGCGGCCCATATATTATTACCATTTATGTTTGGTCCTATTATTGCAAGTATCATCTGCGTGAGATATTTGCATTTAGAAGTAAATTGGCCATTTTGGCTAAGTCAGATTGGTTTAGTGTTATTAGGTGTTCAAATTGGCTCTACTTTTACTAAAGAAGTTATTTTAGATATTAAAGATGATTGGTTTACCATTGTTATAATTACAGTGTTATTACTTGGTCTCGCATTAATCATTGCTTATTTTTTCAAAAAAATAGCAAAAGTGAATACTGAAACAGCAATACTTAGTGTCATTCCAGGCGCATTGAGTCAAATGTTGATTATGGCTGAAGAAAATAAAAAAGCAGATATTATGGTAGTAAGTTTGACCCAAACTTCGAGAATTATATTTGTGGTTATTCTCGTGCCTTTCATTTCATATTTTTTTAAAGACGCACAAGAATTAGCGACTGGTGGATCTGAAGTAACAGCAATATTGACTGAAGCTTTATCAATTCCTAGTATCATATTTTTGACACTAGCTGTAATCATTGTTTATGTCATAATGGGTAAAATTAATTTTCCAACTAAACAGATACTTGCACCAGTTCTTGTTTTAATATGTTGGAATTTGTTGACAGGTGCTAACTTTACATTAGATAATTATATTATTGCAGCTGCACAAGTCATATATATGATTAGAATTGGCGTTCAAATTGCACTCTTATTAGATCAGATGAAAGGACGGATTGCCGTCGCAATCGCTTTTCAAAATACATTCCTCATATTATTAGCTTTCGTAATGGTGCTTATTATCTCTACATTTTCGACTCATTCAGTAAATGAATTATTCTTGGGCGCTGCTCCAGGTGGCATGAGTCAAATTGTTATTGTAGCGTTAGAAACAGGTGCGGATGTCGCATTGATTTCTAGTTATCATATCTTTAGAATATTCTTTATTTTATTCTTAATTGCTCCAGCGATAAACGTGTTCTTGAAACATCGTGAAAAAAAACTTAACTAA
- the hemC gene encoding hydroxymethylbilane synthase → MRKLIVGSRRSKLAITQSQQFIEKLKAVDPELDIEIKEIVTKGDRIIDKQLSKVGGKGLFVKEIQNELFNHGIDMAIHSLKDVPSVIPEGLTLGCIPDRENPYDAYIAKNHVPLHELPDNSIVGTSSLRRGAQILAKYPKLQIKWIRGNIDTRLSKLETEDFDAILLAAAGLKRMGWSDDIVTTYLDKETLIPAIGQGALGIECRADDEELLALLKQVHNEDVADCVTAERTFLERMNGSCQVPIGGYATKSNDGTIEFTGLIMSPDGKERYEHTERGENPVEIGEKVTEVLNAQGAYEIIKALNEEQ, encoded by the coding sequence ATGCGTAAGTTAATCGTTGGTTCACGTAGAAGTAAGTTAGCTATAACACAAAGCCAACAATTTATTGAAAAATTAAAAGCTGTTGATCCAGAATTAGATATTGAAATTAAAGAAATAGTAACAAAAGGTGACCGTATTATAGATAAACAATTATCTAAAGTAGGCGGTAAAGGGCTGTTTGTAAAAGAAATTCAAAATGAATTATTTAATCATGGTATAGATATGGCGATACATTCCTTAAAAGATGTGCCTAGCGTCATACCAGAAGGATTAACTCTAGGTTGCATACCAGATCGTGAAAATCCATATGATGCGTACATTGCTAAGAATCATGTCCCTTTACATGAACTTCCTGATAATAGTATCGTAGGTACAAGCTCTTTACGCCGTGGTGCTCAAATACTTGCGAAATATCCTAAATTACAAATAAAATGGATACGAGGCAACATTGATACACGTTTAAGTAAGTTAGAAACTGAAGATTTTGATGCAATTTTACTTGCAGCTGCCGGTTTGAAACGTATGGGCTGGTCAGATGATATCGTGACAACTTATTTAGATAAAGAGACTTTAATACCAGCCATTGGACAAGGCGCATTAGGTATTGAATGTCGTGCGGATGATGAAGAGCTGTTAGCATTACTTAAGCAAGTTCACAATGAAGATGTAGCGGATTGTGTTACTGCTGAAAGAACATTCTTAGAGCGTATGAACGGCAGTTGCCAAGTTCCAATCGGCGGCTATGCTACGAAAAGTAATGATGGTACAATCGAATTCACAGGCTTAATTATGTCTCCAGACGGTAAAGAACGTTATGAGCATACTGAGCGTGGAGAGAATCCAGTTGAAATCGGTGAAAAAGTAACTGAAGTTTTAAATGCACAAGGTGCATATGAAATAATAAAGGCACTAAACGAAGAACAATAA
- the ccsA gene encoding cytochrome c biogenesis protein: MQEFSFIRLNELILLIYLFSIACYFFDFVKKHYKVRKIGFVTLGIVWVLQTISLSIYANVTKQIPLGNVFDVFFALAWLIISISIVISVIKQINFSIFLFNLIGFVLIAINTFQPMHYQSAGDKLSIINELLIVHIAFAIISYALFAFAFVNCILYLIQYKNLKQKRFNQKYFRIGSVATLEQVVFYSSLIGFIFIILSIILGTQWGINTLGLHILNDPKVVMSIIIALLYGIYIIFRVRHTLSKHNLIYFNLSLFCLSMINLIFASHISDFHQWTGI, from the coding sequence ATGCAAGAATTTTCATTTATAAGATTAAATGAACTTATATTATTAATTTATTTATTTAGTATTGCTTGTTACTTTTTTGATTTTGTGAAAAAGCATTATAAAGTTAGAAAAATTGGTTTTGTTACATTAGGGATTGTTTGGGTGTTACAAACAATCTCTTTATCTATTTATGCTAATGTAACGAAACAGATTCCATTAGGTAATGTTTTTGATGTATTTTTTGCATTAGCTTGGTTGATTATTTCTATTTCTATAGTGATTAGTGTGATCAAGCAAATAAATTTTTCGATATTTTTATTTAATTTAATTGGTTTTGTATTAATTGCTATAAATACGTTTCAACCTATGCATTATCAGAGTGCAGGAGATAAATTAAGTATTATAAACGAATTGTTAATAGTACATATTGCCTTTGCAATTATAAGTTATGCCCTGTTTGCTTTTGCATTTGTTAATTGTATATTATATTTAATACAGTATAAAAATTTAAAGCAAAAAAGATTTAATCAAAAATATTTTAGAATCGGTAGTGTAGCTACACTAGAACAAGTTGTGTTTTATAGTAGTCTAATTGGTTTTATATTTATCATATTAAGTATCATTTTAGGTACACAATGGGGTATAAATACTTTAGGATTACACATATTGAATGATCCCAAAGTAGTGATGTCTATAATTATTGCATTGCTGTATGGTATATATATCATCTTTAGAGTAAGACATACGTTAAGCAAACATAATTTGATTTATTTTAATCTCAGCTTATTTTGCTTAAGTATGATTAATTTGATTTTTGCTTCTCATATATCCGATTTTCATCAATGGACAGGAATATGA
- the hemB gene encoding porphobilinogen synthase translates to MQFDRHRRLRSSKSLRNMVSETHVRKEDLIYPIFVVERDNVKTEIKSMPGIYQISLNLLGEEIKEAYELGIRGIMFFGVPNEKDEVGTGAYDHNGIIQEATRKAKSMYNDLLIIADTCLCEYTDHGHCGVINHETKDVDNDKSLPLLVKTAISQVEAGADIIAPSNMMDGFVAEIRAGLDEAGYYNVPIMSYGIKYSSSFFGPFRDAAESAPQFGDRKTYQMDPANRREALRELDSDLNEGADMMIVKPALSFLDIIRDVRNTTNVPVVAYNVSGEYSMTKAAALNGWIDEKAVVMEQMISMKRAGADLIITYFSKDICKYIDEQ, encoded by the coding sequence ATGCAATTTGATAGACACAGAAGATTACGTAGTAGTAAATCACTAAGAAACATGGTGAGTGAAACGCACGTTCGCAAAGAAGATTTAATTTATCCAATCTTTGTAGTTGAACGTGATAATGTGAAAACAGAAATTAAATCTATGCCTGGCATTTACCAAATTAGTTTAAATTTATTAGGTGAAGAAATTAAAGAAGCGTATGAATTAGGTATAAGAGGCATCATGTTTTTTGGTGTGCCAAATGAAAAAGATGAAGTTGGTACAGGTGCTTATGATCATAACGGCATCATTCAAGAAGCAACAAGAAAAGCGAAGTCTATGTACAATGACTTATTAATCATTGCGGATACGTGTTTATGTGAATATACAGACCATGGTCACTGTGGTGTGATTAATCATGAGACGAAAGATGTTGATAATGATAAGTCACTACCATTACTTGTTAAGACTGCAATTTCTCAAGTTGAAGCTGGTGCTGACATTATTGCGCCAAGTAACATGATGGACGGATTCGTTGCTGAAATTAGAGCGGGTCTAGATGAAGCTGGTTATTATAATGTGCCAATTATGAGTTATGGCATTAAATATTCTTCTAGTTTCTTCGGTCCATTCCGTGATGCAGCAGAATCTGCACCACAGTTTGGTGATCGCAAAACATATCAAATGGATCCTGCAAATAGAAGAGAAGCACTTAGAGAGCTTGATAGTGATTTAAACGAAGGAGCAGACATGATGATTGTTAAACCTGCTCTAAGTTTCTTAGATATCATTAGAGATGTTCGAAATACTACAAACGTACCTGTAGTCGCTTATAATGTAAGTGGAGAGTATAGCATGACAAAAGCAGCAGCGCTAAATGGCTGGATTGATGAAAAAGCGGTAGTTATGGAACAAATGATTTCAATGAAGCGTGCAGGCGCAGATTTAATTATTACGTATTTTTCAAAAGATATTTGTAAATATATTGATGAACAATAA
- the hemA gene encoding glutamyl-tRNA reductase: protein MHLIAVSINHRTADVALREKVAFKDDAIRSANVDLFETKSILENVILSTCNRTEVYAVADQIHTGRYYIQRFLARSFGFDVEDIKEMTEVKVGDDAVNHLLHVTSGLDSVVLGETQILGQIRDAFLLAQEEDTTGTIFNHLFKQAITFAKKAHNETDIADNAVSVSYAAVELSKKVFGKIDNKQALIIGAGDMSELSLLNLIGSGVTDITVVNRTLSKAQKLAMKHHVKFESMESLPKLLANVDIVISSTSSDEYIVTNDMMRSISTERKSDSLVLIDIAVPRDIEPNINTVQDVFNYDVDDLKGLVDANLRERQIAANDIMQRIPGEIVAHNEWVSMLGVVPVIRALREKAMNIQEDTMNSIDRKLPALSERERKIISKHTKSIINQMLKDPIKQAKELSNDRNSNEKLELFQNIFDIEAEQAYEPKKRRSEVPTSQILSFE, encoded by the coding sequence ATGCATTTAATTGCGGTTAGCATAAATCATCGTACAGCAGATGTAGCATTGAGAGAAAAAGTTGCTTTTAAAGATGATGCCATACGTTCAGCCAATGTTGATTTATTTGAAACAAAATCTATTTTAGAAAATGTTATATTATCAACTTGTAATCGCACAGAAGTATACGCAGTTGCGGATCAAATTCATACAGGTCGTTATTATATACAACGATTTTTAGCGAGATCTTTTGGATTTGATGTTGAAGATATTAAAGAAATGACTGAAGTAAAAGTGGGGGACGACGCAGTAAATCATTTATTGCATGTTACTTCAGGCTTAGATTCTGTTGTTCTTGGTGAAACTCAAATTCTTGGACAAATTAGAGATGCATTCTTATTAGCTCAAGAAGAAGATACAACAGGTACTATATTTAATCATCTTTTTAAACAAGCAATTACTTTTGCGAAAAAAGCTCATAATGAAACAGATATTGCAGACAATGCAGTAAGTGTTTCTTATGCGGCTGTTGAACTAAGCAAAAAAGTATTTGGCAAAATTGACAACAAGCAAGCTTTGATTATTGGTGCAGGGGATATGAGTGAATTGTCACTCTTGAATTTAATTGGTTCAGGTGTCACAGATATTACAGTTGTTAATAGAACATTGAGTAAAGCTCAAAAATTAGCAATGAAACATCATGTGAAATTTGAATCAATGGAATCATTACCAAAACTTTTAGCTAATGTGGACATTGTTATCAGTTCAACAAGTTCAGACGAATATATTGTGACAAATGATATGATGCGTTCTATTTCAACAGAACGCAAAAGTGATTCACTTGTTTTAATAGATATTGCTGTTCCAAGAGACATAGAACCTAATATTAATACAGTTCAAGATGTATTTAATTATGATGTAGATGACTTGAAAGGATTAGTGGATGCTAATCTTAGAGAACGTCAAATAGCAGCAAATGACATTATGCAACGTATCCCTGGTGAGATTGTAGCACATAACGAATGGGTAAGTATGTTAGGTGTTGTACCTGTTATTCGTGCCTTAAGAGAAAAAGCTATGAATATACAGGAAGATACTATGAATAGTATTGATAGAAAATTGCCTGCACTCAGTGAGAGAGAACGTAAAATCATTTCAAAACATACTAAAAGTATCATAAATCAAATGTTGAAAGATCCAATCAAACAAGCAAAAGAATTGAGTAATGATAGAAATAGTAACGAAAAATTAGAGCTGTTTCAAAACATTTTTGACATTGAAGCTGAACAAGCTTATGAACCTAAAAAAAGAAGAAGTGAAGTGCCAACTAGTCAAATATTAAGTTTTGAATAA